A part of Drosophila bipectinata strain 14024-0381.07 chromosome 3L, DbipHiC1v2, whole genome shotgun sequence genomic DNA contains:
- the velo gene encoding sentrin-specific protease 6 isoform X3, whose protein sequence is MNNEDFTRDDVLDLSDVQEAEKFSTSITCSSVRLVPFRFELTEPIYFTSKGIRISGIVQDIENDKDDKFTLNIHKHEVIKVIAHFGNADKTQPLVTLYLLKTCAQYVKTELQLPDDPLDDRDTPYKSSTVHTRRLILLFDSISLSARETIKSMFNCLDEISSADAAEIIERIADSDRKTLDKNTQPSSRQLRADEQVNLLMYPPKGTGSLCIRMEDYVCLTKESYLNDIIIDFYLLWLRNNLIPEAQRERTHIFSTFFYKRLTTLTRPADMKQTAAQKRHARVQKWTKLVDIFDKDFIIVPINEQSHWFLAIICFPNLKGPVTYDTNQPVEPQQLKRPRGKKVSLQIGNTTITPLSKRDGAALPAALTADNICRIADDESERDEAEGDDSDMASDDSENSNSAKEPAASTASTPASTPSAASQPASSGPARVGKQDEIPAVKQPLILIFDSLAGASRSRVVATLRDYLTCEYRVKKPDAQAHVFNKDNMPGHCVKVPQQNNFTDCGLYLLQYVEHFFSDPIRDYRLPIKQLTNWFDFLTVTKKREDIANLIQQLMDDGDKQQQQRRILPVIEFPTLNGQLVEYPEDTESAEFEEEEGHDDEDPGSELHDENNAVTEMEVDPVNEEPMPEAKVTPLAVTTTSGKRFVLKRRLQNGSLSSPSNGNGNGDSSNGGSTIMPQLVATGTNSTPGTATHLAPRGPSGGLKIRKIEP, encoded by the exons ATGAACAACGAAG ATTTCACTCGCGACGATGTTCTTGATCTGTCCGATGTACAGGAGGCGGAGAAGTTTTCCACGTCTATTACCTGCAGCTCTGTGCGTCTGGTGCCCTTCCGCTTCGAACTGACCGAGCCG ATCTACTTCACCTCCAAGGGCATCCGAATCTCCGGCATTGTGCAGGACATCGAGAACGACAAGGACGACAAGTTCACGCTTAACATTCACAAGCACGAGGTAATAAAGGTAATCGCACATTTTGGAAATGCGGACAAGACGCAGCCCCTAGTCACGCTCTACTTGCTGAAAACCTGCGCCCAGTACGTCAAAACCGAGCTGCAACTGCCCGACGATCCTCTGGATGACC GAGACACCCCCTATAAGTCCAGCACGGTGCACACCCGTCGCTTGATCCTGCTCTTCGACAGCATATCCCTTTCCGCTCGCGAGACCATCAAGTCCATGTTCAACTGCCTTGATGAGATATCCTCCGCAGACGCGGCCGAGATAATCGAGCGAATAGCCGATTCGGACCGCAAGACCTTGGACAAGAACACACAGCCGTCTTCGCGGCAGCTTAGAGCCGATGAGCAGGTCAATCTCCTGATGTACCCACCGAAGGGAACCGGCAGCTTGTGCATTCGCATGGAGGACTATGTGTGCCTCACCAAGGAGTCCTACCTCAACGACATCATCATCGACTTTTACCTGCTCTGGCTGCGCAACAACTTGATTCCAGAGGCTCAGCGCGAGAGGACGCACATCTTCAGCACCTTCTTCTACAAGAGACTGACGACGCTAACGCGCCCGGCCGATATGAAGCAGACGGCGGCTCAGAAGCGCCACGCGAGGGTGCAAAAGTGGACCAAGCTGGTGGACATCTTCGACAAGGACTTTATCATAGTGCCCATCAACGAGCAGTCCCATTGGTTCCTAGCCATCATATGCTTCCCCAACCTCAAGGGTCCAGTTACGTATGACACCAACCAGCCCGTAGAACCCCAGCAGCTGAAGAGGCCACGCGGGAAGAAGGTTTCTCTGCAGATTGGAAACACAACCATAACCCCGCTTTCGAAGAGGGACGGAGCTGCGCTGCCGGCCGCCCTCACGGCAGACAATATATGCCGGATTGCGGACGACGAGAGCGAGAGGGACGAGGCGGAGGGCGATGACAGCGACATGGCCTCGGACGACAGTGAGAACTCGAACTCAGCCAAGGAACCTGCAGCCAGTACTGCAAGCACGCCCGCCAGCACACCCTCTGCGGCTTCGCAGCCCGCATCCAGCGGTCCAGCGCGGGTCGGAAAACAGGATGAAATCCCTGCCGTCAAGCAACCCCTCATCCTGATATTTGATTCGCTGGCCGGCGCCTCCAGGAGCCGGGTGGTAGCCACTCTGCGAGACTATCTCACCTGCGAGTACCGCGTGAAGAAGCCGGATGCGCAGGCGCACGTCTTCAACAAGGACAACATGCCAGGCCACTGCGTCAAGGTGCCCCAGCAGAACAACTTCACCGACTGCGGGCTGTATCTCCTGCAGTACGTGGAGCACTTCTTCAGTGACCCCATCAGAGACTACAGGCTGCCCATCAAGCAGCTGACCAACTGGTTCGATTTCCTTACGGTGACGAAAAAGCGCGAGGACATTGCCAATCTCATCCAGCAGCTGATGGACGATGGCGacaagcagcaacagcagcgacGCATCCTGCCCGTCATCGAGTTCCCCACTCTGAATGGTCAGCTGGTGGAGTATCCGGAAGACACAGAGAGTGCCGAgttcgaggaggaggagggtcATGACGATGAGGATCCGGGAAGTGAGTTG CACGACGAAAATAACGCCGTCACTGAGATGGAGGTGGATCCCGTGAACGAGGAGCCGATGCCGGAGGCCAAGGTCACACCGCTGGCCGTAACAACGACCTCGGGAAAGCGGTTTGTGCTGAAACGCCGTCTGCAGAACGGATCTTTGTCTAGTCCCAGCAACGGAAACGGCAACGGCGACTCGAGTAATGGCGGGAGCACCATAATGCCCCAGCTGGTGGCCACGGGGACGAACTCCACACCCGGAACCGCCACTCACCTGGCGCCCCGCGGCCCAAGTGGCGGCCTGAAGATCCGAAAGATCGAACCATAA
- the LOC108124230 gene encoding uncharacterized protein, producing the protein MAPRLLREHSPMLRRRRSGLPVIFDPARDPIQPDPGSAVQRISVNNYMIDTQLLVDHRPALPVRDRNMATMMLVFSTGVHREIIFPLPRQNITVQDLLRQCGVHFERNTIIQCEELGRNCIDIVVRVGFYLSRLLTQWAAAGHGPPLPSPLEQISPNNYTVHPQHVRYHEGGRAKMFIIQVSGQNVLVTFTLPGESCTVQDLLQQFGVTFDNSTNIRCWDHQQINGHHLAFLVSLGLPLHDTIIRLSHRALQLLRANDYSSKTL; encoded by the coding sequence ATGGCACCGAGACTCCTTCGCGAACATTCCCCAATGCTGCGCAGACGAAGGAGCGGGCTGCCTGTAATTTTTGATCCAGCACGTGATCCCATTCAACCAGATCCAGGCTCGGCTGTGCAGCGAATTTCGGTCAACAACTATATGATTGACACACAGCTCTTGGTCGACCACCGACCTGCTCTGCCTGTACGAGACAGGAACATGGCTACCATGATGCTCGTCTTCTCTACCGGCGTACATCGAGAGATTATATTTCCCCTACCAAGGCAGAATATCACCGTGCAGGATCTTCTTCGCCAATGCGGCGTGCACTTCGAGCGCAACACCATCATCCAATGCGAGGAGCTCGGGAGAAATTGTATCGACATTGTGGTGCGAGTAGGATTCTATTTGAGCAGACTGCTCACCCAATGGGCTGCCGCTGGTCATGGACCACCTCTCCCCTCGCCACTGGAGCAAATCTCGCCCAACAACTATACAGTTCACCCGCAGCACGTGCGATACCATGAAGGGGGTCGAGCCAAAATGTTCATAATCCAGGTCAGCGGCCAAAATGTCCTAGTGACTTTCACATTGCCGGGGGAGTCGTGCACCGTGCAGGATCTTCTTCAGCAGTTCGGCGTGACCTTCGACAACTCAACCAATATTAGGTGCTGGGACCACCAGCAGATCAACGGCCACCATTTGGCCTTTTTGGTGTCCCTAGGACTGCCACTTCACGATACGATCATTCGACTGTCGCACCGAGCTCTTCAGCTGCTGCGAGCCAACGACTATTCTTCAAAGACATTGTAA